The region CACTGCGAATCAATGGTGTACGCCAACGAGACCCTTTGTGGATCGCGACTGTTCCAAGCATCTTCAGCCGCACGAACTTTGGCGAGTGCTGTTTCTCGATTGAAGGGTGGTCGAATTGCAGACATGGCTTACTTTCTTTTCGTTAACAATTTTAAATAGAAACACTTGCGATCTGCGGGCAAGCATGATGCGACGGAGAAATACGAAGGATCAACGTTTCCCCTGTTTGCCGAGGAACTCGCGGATCAGATGGGCGACCTGAGCTCCTTCTTCTTCCAATACAAAGTGGCCCGTATCGAGAAGATGAAATTCGACGTTCTTCAAATCCCGCTTGTAGGGATAGGCCCCAGCCGGCGGAAAGATCTGATCGTTCTTGCCCCATGCGATGAGCGTTGGAGGCTGATGCTCGCGAAGGTACTTCTGCCATTCTGGATAGAGCGGCGGGTTGCTTCCGTAGCTGTAGAACAAAGCCAACTGAATTTCCTGGTTCCCAGGCCGATCCAACAGTGGCTGCACGTGGCCCCAGTTATCGGGGCTGATCGCTTCAGCATCGCGGACACCGTGAGTGAATTGCCACTTGGTGGCATCAAGTGTCAGGAAGTCTCGCAAAGCATCCGCATGCTCTGGCGTTCGCTCTGCCCAGTAGGTTTTGATTGGCTTCCAAAATTCGTTGTCGATGCCTTCTTCGTACGCATTGCCATTCTGGACGATCAATGCGTCGACGCGTTCAGGATGCTTGACGGCCAAGCGAAATCCAATCGGTGCTCCATAATCCATCACGTAAAGCGAGTAACGCTTAGCGCCAACCTTTTCGGTGAACTTCTCGACGACTTCTGCCAGGTGATCGAAGGTGTATTCAAACGCTTCGACCGCTGGTGCCGAGCTGTTGCCGAACCCAGGGTAATCGGGCGCGACCACATGGTACTTGTCCGCGAGCTTGGGAATTAAGTTGCGAAACATGTGGGAAGACGTCGGAAAGCCATGCAGCAGCAAGATCGTGGGAGCGTCTTGCGGGCCTGCTTCTCGATAGAAAATATCAAGACCGTCGACTTCGACCGTACGGTATTTAACTTGAGCCGAATGATCGACCTCTTGAGCTTGGCTTACGCCGTTTAACAACGCCCCTAGAAACATGGCTGCCATGATGGCGAACAGCGCTGGTACTTTCATTTCTATTTCCCTTTCCGTTGAAATGATTTATTGACAAACTCATGGCCGACCAACCAAACAGACAGGTCTGTCGTGTTGGTCTTAAAAAAAGGGATAGGAGCATGCCCCTACCCTTTGCTTTCTTAGCCCTCTACCGCATCAATCATTTGCATGGCGGCAGCCTTGGCAGTGTCGGCGGATTTGGCCGAACCTTCGAGCACCGCGGTAACAATCGCTCCTTCCACTAACAACGAAATGGCGGGGGCAATCGCTTTGGCCGCTGTGGCGTTGTAGTCCTGCTCGATGATCTCATGAATCTTTGCATGAAACCGCTGCTTGTGAGCCGATGCAAATTGCGAAGCTTGATGACTTCGATCCGCTAATTCAACCGCAGCATTGATGAAGGAGCAGCCCCGGAAACCAGACTGCTGAAACCACTTTTTTAAGGCGGCAAAAAAGCCTTCCAGTCGGGTTCCTCCTTTTTGGACGGACCGCTGAATAGACTTCTCGAACATCTCGTCGACGTCCGTTTCTCGTTTTTCCAACGCAGCAAGGATCAGATCGTCTTTGGAAGGAAAATGGCTGTATAGCGTCGTCTTGGCAACATCCGCCTCGGCAATAATCCGGTCGACACCCACGGCACGCACGCCTTCGGAATAAAACAACTTCTCTGCCGTACTTAAAAGCCGTTGTCGGGCACTCGATTTTCTTTCGGTTTTGCTCATGCCCCAATCATACAGACCTGTCTGTTTTTAGCAAGGACTGATTTTAAACTATTTGAATCTGCCTCTGCGGTATGCGCTTCGAAAGCGGCCCCAGCAGTGCAGGAATCGACCAGTTGGCTTCATCTTGACGGCAATGGAAGCCAGACGTATTCTCAAATAAGTGTATCTACCGACAGCTATTCGCTACGTTTTACGGGGAAAGAGTCTGATGAATCGTCTACGGCGGTTTATCCTTTGGGGCATGATGCTTGCTGTCTTGGCAAGCTTCGTCGCAGCCTCGTTCCCTGTTATCGACTCCCTCTCCAAGTCGAATCGTCTTTCTAACTCTACTTGGAAAGAATCTGGTTCAAGCTCTTTCGGGAACGTGACCCTCTTCTTCTCCGAGTCGGCCGTCCGATCTCGCTCTGAATCATCAGGCACACTTCGCTTCGAACCGCTTCGTGTTCC is a window of Bremerella sp. TYQ1 DNA encoding:
- a CDS encoding TetR/AcrR family transcriptional regulator, producing the protein MSKTERKSSARQRLLSTAEKLFYSEGVRAVGVDRIIAEADVAKTTLYSHFPSKDDLILAALEKRETDVDEMFEKSIQRSVQKGGTRLEGFFAALKKWFQQSGFRGCSFINAAVELADRSHQASQFASAHKQRFHAKIHEIIEQDYNATAAKAIAPAISLLVEGAIVTAVLEGSAKSADTAKAAAMQMIDAVEG
- a CDS encoding alpha/beta fold hydrolase yields the protein MFLGALLNGVSQAQEVDHSAQVKYRTVEVDGLDIFYREAGPQDAPTILLLHGFPTSSHMFRNLIPKLADKYHVVAPDYPGFGNSSAPAVEAFEYTFDHLAEVVEKFTEKVGAKRYSLYVMDYGAPIGFRLAVKHPERVDALIVQNGNAYEEGIDNEFWKPIKTYWAERTPEHADALRDFLTLDATKWQFTHGVRDAEAISPDNWGHVQPLLDRPGNQEIQLALFYSYGSNPPLYPEWQKYLREHQPPTLIAWGKNDQIFPPAGAYPYKRDLKNVEFHLLDTGHFVLEEEGAQVAHLIREFLGKQGKR